Proteins from a single region of Pseudomonas fulva:
- a CDS encoding sugar ABC transporter ATP-binding protein → MSTPVLELRGIVKTFGATRALDGASLRVAAGSVHGLVGENGAGKSTLIKVLAGIHRPDAGSLLLDGQPYGHFSPRQVERLGIGFIHQERLLPASFTVGEALFLGHERRRGPLLDRRSQQCEAAHLLDDYFGLRLPADALIGELSSAEQQVVQIVRALLVKPRVLVFDEPSVALVQREVERLLRIIQRLRDDGLAIIYISHYLQEIEALCDRVTVLRNGRDVAEVDPRNTSLEQITRLMVNREVGELYPKVTVPAGAPLLEVRGLSRARAYLDVDLQVRRGEIVGLTGLVGSGAKELLRSLFGLAPPDVGEVRLEGRPLSLRSPREAVGEGIALLPEERRRQGVALDLSVQENTTLAALSRFVRVGLLSPVRERRTTLELIERLSIKTPGAHAAVRQLSGGNQQKVALAKWFARRSSLYLLDEPSVGIDVGAKVEIYRLIGELVKEGAGVLILSSDLPELIGLCDRIHVMHRGAIAARFAAGEANSDRLLAVASGAQRAPHEERPFYAYAIAI, encoded by the coding sequence ATGAGTACGCCGGTGCTGGAGCTGCGCGGCATCGTCAAGACCTTCGGCGCCACCCGTGCACTCGATGGCGCGAGCCTGCGCGTGGCGGCGGGCAGCGTGCACGGCCTGGTAGGCGAGAACGGTGCCGGCAAGTCGACGCTGATCAAGGTGCTGGCCGGCATCCACCGCCCGGACGCCGGCAGCCTGCTGCTCGACGGCCAGCCTTACGGGCATTTCAGCCCGCGCCAGGTGGAGCGCCTGGGCATCGGCTTCATCCATCAGGAGCGCTTGTTGCCGGCCAGTTTCACGGTTGGTGAAGCTTTGTTCTTAGGCCATGAACGGCGGCGCGGCCCATTGCTCGATCGACGTAGCCAGCAGTGCGAGGCTGCACATTTGCTGGACGATTACTTCGGCCTGCGTCTGCCGGCCGATGCGCTGATCGGTGAACTGAGCAGCGCCGAGCAACAGGTGGTGCAGATCGTCCGTGCGCTGCTGGTCAAACCCCGTGTGCTGGTGTTCGACGAGCCCAGTGTGGCTCTGGTGCAGCGTGAAGTGGAGCGTTTGCTGCGGATCATCCAGCGCTTGCGCGATGATGGCCTGGCGATCATCTACATCTCTCATTACCTGCAGGAAATCGAGGCCCTGTGCGACCGCGTGACGGTGCTGCGCAACGGTCGCGATGTCGCCGAAGTCGACCCACGAAACACGTCGCTGGAGCAGATCACGCGGCTGATGGTCAACCGAGAAGTCGGCGAGCTGTATCCCAAGGTGACGGTGCCTGCCGGTGCGCCGTTGCTCGAGGTGCGCGGGTTGAGCCGGGCACGGGCTTACCTGGATGTCGACCTGCAGGTGCGCCGCGGCGAGATCGTCGGCCTCACCGGGTTGGTGGGTTCGGGCGCCAAGGAGCTGCTGCGCAGCCTGTTCGGCCTGGCACCACCGGACGTCGGCGAGGTACGCCTGGAAGGGCGTCCGTTGTCCCTGCGCAGCCCGCGCGAGGCGGTCGGCGAGGGCATCGCGCTGCTGCCCGAAGAGCGCCGCCGACAAGGCGTGGCGCTCGACCTGAGTGTGCAGGAGAACACCACCCTGGCAGCCCTGTCGCGCTTCGTCCGCGTGGGGCTGTTGTCGCCGGTGCGCGAGCGTCGTACCACCCTCGAGTTGATCGAGCGCCTGAGTATCAAGACCCCGGGCGCGCATGCTGCGGTGCGCCAGCTCAGCGGCGGCAACCAGCAGAAGGTGGCGCTGGCGAAGTGGTTCGCGCGGCGCTCCAGCCTGTACCTGCTGGACGAGCCCAGCGTTGGCATCGATGTCGGCGCCAAGGTGGAGATCTATCGGCTGATCGGCGAACTGGTGAAGGAGGGCGCCGGGGTGCTGATCCTGTCCTCCGACCTGCCGGAGTTGATCGGTCTCTGCGACCGCATTCATGTCATGCACCGCGGCGCCATCGCCGCACGTTTCGCCGCTGGCGAAGCGAACAGTGACCGCCTGTTGGCGGTGGCCAGCGGCGCGCAACGCGCACCGCACGAGGAACGACCTTTCTATGCCTACGCCATCGCTATCTGA
- a CDS encoding ABC transporter permease, producing MPTPSLSEALRPQFVQFLRRRGALLAFAAILLAFAFSAPNFLTPGNLVNVLAQSAILGILAFGLTTVIIGGGSNVVSGGLDLSLAANLGLSAAVYASLNNAGVGDFASIAATLGTGLAIGTLNALVVVGFRLPPLLATLATLNLVAGLELVLTENTVLPSTSPLLEWLAFGSWLGVPALAWVLAAVGGVLILLIQHTPFGLRLYAVGEYPEAANAAGLSVRGYVFASYLISGLCGSLAAFCSAAWFSGSTTGSGEMLLSVVAIAFLGVIFSRRLQPSIGGALLATLLVGVLINGFQLLNISSFWVDGVQGVLILLVVALSGLRNKEA from the coding sequence ATGCCTACGCCATCGCTATCTGAGGCCTTGCGCCCGCAGTTCGTGCAATTCTTAAGGCGGCGCGGGGCGCTGTTGGCCTTTGCCGCGATCCTGCTGGCCTTCGCCTTCAGCGCGCCGAACTTCCTCACCCCGGGCAACCTGGTCAATGTCCTCGCCCAGTCGGCGATCCTTGGCATCCTTGCCTTCGGCCTGACCACGGTGATCATCGGCGGTGGCTCGAACGTGGTGTCCGGTGGGCTCGATCTGTCGCTGGCGGCCAATCTCGGCTTGTCAGCGGCGGTCTATGCCAGCCTGAACAATGCCGGTGTCGGTGATTTCGCCAGTATTGCCGCGACCCTTGGCACCGGCCTGGCCATCGGCACGCTGAATGCGCTGGTGGTGGTCGGTTTCCGTTTGCCGCCGCTGCTGGCGACCCTGGCGACCTTGAACCTGGTGGCCGGGCTGGAACTGGTGCTGACCGAGAACACCGTGCTGCCCAGCACTTCGCCGTTGCTGGAATGGCTGGCCTTCGGCAGCTGGCTCGGCGTGCCAGCCTTGGCCTGGGTGCTGGCGGCGGTCGGCGGCGTGCTGATTCTGTTGATCCAGCACACGCCCTTCGGCCTGCGCCTGTACGCCGTCGGCGAGTACCCGGAAGCGGCCAATGCCGCCGGCCTGTCGGTACGCGGCTACGTGTTCGCCAGCTACCTGATCAGTGGCCTGTGCGGCAGTCTGGCGGCGTTCTGCTCGGCGGCCTGGTTCAGCGGCAGCACCACCGGCTCCGGCGAGATGCTGCTATCGGTGGTGGCCATCGCGTTTCTCGGGGTGATCTTCTCCCGGCGCCTGCAGCCAAGCATCGGCGGCGCACTGCTGGCCACGTTGCTGGTCGGGGTGCTGATCAACGGCTTCCAGCTTCTGAATA
- a CDS encoding sugar ABC transporter substrate-binding protein yields MSDHPFAGISRRHLLGACSAMLALGLAAPLSRAVANDADSGAEASATVPSLNGKRVAISTVGTSIYFDSRAFKAQVEEVQRLGGTPITLDAGRNDKAMVTQLQNLVTQKPDAVIHNLGTLSIIDPWFKRISAAGIPLFTIEVPSQYAINTISADNWSTGLLLAKQLVADLRGKGRVLLFNGFYGVPSCGIRYDQLKLVSKFYPQIEFIQPELHDVIPNTVQDARSQVAALLNKYPKGELDAIWAAWDLPQLGASQALIEAGRNEVRTYGVDGTPEVLDLLRQPGSPVAAVVAQQPALIGRTAVHNVARYLAGEHDLPRETFVETLLTTAGNVDEVRRIRGDA; encoded by the coding sequence TGTTCGGCAATGCTCGCTCTCGGGCTTGCCGCACCGTTAAGCCGCGCTGTGGCGAACGACGCCGATAGCGGCGCCGAGGCGAGCGCTACAGTGCCTTCGCTGAACGGCAAGCGCGTCGCCATCAGCACCGTGGGCACCAGTATCTATTTCGACAGCCGGGCCTTCAAGGCGCAGGTCGAGGAGGTGCAACGCCTCGGTGGCACGCCGATCACCCTGGACGCCGGGCGCAACGACAAGGCCATGGTGACCCAGTTGCAGAACCTGGTGACCCAGAAGCCCGATGCGGTGATTCATAACCTCGGTACACTGAGCATCATCGACCCATGGTTCAAGCGCATCAGCGCCGCCGGCATCCCGCTGTTCACCATCGAGGTGCCATCGCAGTACGCGATCAATACGATTTCCGCCGACAACTGGAGCACGGGATTGCTACTGGCCAAGCAGTTGGTGGCCGATCTGCGCGGCAAGGGCAGGGTGCTGCTGTTCAATGGTTTTTATGGCGTACCGAGCTGCGGCATTCGTTACGATCAGTTGAAGCTGGTTAGCAAATTCTACCCGCAAATCGAATTCATCCAGCCGGAGCTGCACGACGTGATTCCCAACACCGTGCAGGACGCCCGCAGCCAGGTTGCCGCCTTGCTCAACAAGTACCCCAAGGGTGAACTCGACGCGATCTGGGCGGCCTGGGATCTGCCGCAGCTCGGGGCCAGCCAGGCGTTGATCGAAGCCGGGCGCAATGAAGTGCGCACCTATGGCGTCGACGGTACGCCCGAGGTGCTGGACCTGCTGCGCCAACCGGGTAGCCCGGTGGCGGCGGTAGTGGCGCAGCAGCCGGCGCTGATCGGCCGTACGGCGGTACACAACGTTGCCCGTTACCTGGCTGGCGAGCACGATCTGCCGCGCGAGACGTTCGTCGAAACCCTGCTGACCACGGCGGGTAACGTCGATGAAGTCCGACGTATCCGGGGCGACGCATGA